One region of Candidatus Bathyarchaeota archaeon genomic DNA includes:
- the modA gene encoding molybdate ABC transporter substrate-binding protein, translating into MNTKYLAIGLVIIILCASAVGYYLYSGNASNTQPETLRVFMASSLINVVNNMTNEFNTQNHCNITLNSAGSNTLYQQITSGSPCDVFMAADQKWTKQLNDASLLVNGYQNFTTNKLEILIPKDNSQHIESLLDLVKPGVKIVIADFAVPVGSYTNKTLNKIDATWGNASSPLYLGSEWVNYRSRFLDNVVSYEVSVEDVVGKVSLGLGTVDAGVAFVSDATYGAMSGAELSFIEVPAEINTKGTYGIGVVSGASNVDLTQKYVDFWTSSQGQSLLADYGFGT; encoded by the coding sequence ATGAACACCAAATACCTCGCCATCGGATTAGTCATAATAATATTATGCGCTTCAGCCGTAGGCTACTACCTCTACAGCGGAAACGCCAGCAACACCCAACCAGAAACGCTACGCGTGTTTATGGCCTCCAGCCTCATCAACGTCGTAAACAACATGACCAACGAATTCAACACCCAAAACCACTGCAACATAACCCTCAACAGCGCAGGCTCCAACACCCTCTACCAACAAATCACCTCTGGCTCCCCCTGCGACGTGTTTATGGCAGCCGACCAAAAATGGACCAAACAACTAAACGACGCAAGCCTCCTCGTAAACGGCTACCAAAACTTCACCACTAACAAACTTGAAATCCTAATACCCAAAGACAACTCTCAACACATCGAAAGCCTCCTTGACCTCGTCAAACCTGGCGTGAAAATCGTCATCGCAGACTTCGCCGTTCCCGTTGGCTCCTACACCAATAAAACCCTCAACAAAATTGACGCCACTTGGGGAAACGCAAGCAGCCCCCTCTATCTCGGTTCAGAGTGGGTTAACTACCGTAGCAGATTCCTCGATAACGTGGTCTCCTATGAAGTCAGCGTTGAAGACGTCGTCGGCAAAGTTTCTCTAGGTCTTGGCACAGTTGATGCAGGTGTGGCATTCGTTTCAGATGCAACCTACGGTGCCATGTCTGGTGCTGAACTGAGCTTCATTGAGGTTCCCGCAGAAATCAACACAAAGGGCACTTATGGCATTGGAGTGGTTAGTGGCGCGAGCAACGTGGACTTAACGCAGAAATACGTTGACTTCTGGACTTCCAGCCAAGGACAAAGCTTACTCGCCGACTACGGATTTGGCACTTAG
- a CDS encoding sulfide/dihydroorotate dehydrogenase-like FAD/NAD-binding protein produces MPNNSEKIQTQGTLVDKQQLNPVTKKITIYAPAIATKAKAGQFVIFKVHEDSERIPLTLSSWDKQKGTITHIFQEVGFSTLELGALNIGDKILNVAGPLGNPSEIENFGTATVICGGLGTAVAYPVAKALKEAGNKVISIIGARSKDLFILEDEMRAVSDEIYFSSDDGTKGQKGFVSDILKSLIAQKYTINIVFAIGPPIMMSVIADITRPYGIKTIASLNPIMVDGMGMCGACRVTIGDQTKFACVDGPEFDAHQVNFKELIQRLKSYCTEEKHILTVEKPGGTCQCHGH; encoded by the coding sequence GTGCCAAACAACAGTGAAAAAATCCAAACTCAAGGAACCTTAGTAGACAAGCAACAACTAAACCCCGTCACTAAGAAAATTACGATATACGCTCCCGCTATAGCGACTAAAGCTAAAGCAGGTCAATTCGTCATATTCAAAGTCCACGAAGACAGCGAACGCATTCCTCTGACGCTTTCCTCATGGGACAAACAAAAAGGCACCATCACCCACATATTCCAAGAAGTCGGCTTCTCAACCCTCGAGCTGGGCGCACTAAACATCGGCGACAAAATCCTAAACGTCGCAGGCCCCTTAGGCAACCCCAGCGAAATAGAAAACTTTGGCACTGCCACCGTCATATGCGGAGGCTTAGGCACCGCTGTGGCATACCCAGTGGCTAAAGCCCTCAAAGAAGCAGGAAACAAAGTCATCTCAATCATAGGCGCACGCAGCAAAGACCTCTTCATCTTAGAGGACGAAATGCGCGCGGTCTCGGATGAAATATACTTCTCCTCAGACGACGGCACCAAAGGACAGAAAGGCTTTGTCAGTGACATCCTAAAATCCCTCATAGCCCAAAAATACACGATAAACATCGTTTTTGCCATTGGACCCCCGATAATGATGAGTGTCATCGCAGACATCACCCGTCCGTATGGCATTAAAACCATCGCCAGCCTCAACCCCATCATGGTTGACGGCATGGGCATGTGTGGCGCTTGCCGCGTAACTATAGGCGACCAAACAAAATTCGCCTGCGTAGACGGCCCCGAATTTGACGCACACCAAGTCAACTTTAAAGAACTAATTCAGCGCCTCAAAAGTTACTGCACTGAAGAAAAGCACATCCTAACCGTTGAGAAACCTGGAGGAACATGTCAATGTCACGGCCACTAA
- a CDS encoding LysR family transcriptional regulator, whose protein sequence is MLITMSALRYETKIWMVNQKGEAVFGNGLAELLEEIERYHSILEAAQHLNMSYRYALHRITLAEERLGESLVKRVRGGAKGGGSSEVTEYGKSLVKRYRNAQAELDVALKSVA, encoded by the coding sequence ATGCTGATAACCATGAGCGCCCTGCGTTACGAAACCAAAATCTGGATGGTCAACCAAAAAGGAGAAGCCGTATTCGGAAACGGCCTAGCCGAACTCCTCGAAGAAATCGAACGCTACCACTCCATCCTCGAAGCCGCCCAACACCTCAACATGTCTTATCGTTACGCGCTCCACCGCATAACGCTCGCCGAAGAACGCTTAGGCGAATCTTTGGTAAAGCGGGTTCGTGGCGGCGCAAAAGGTGGCGGTTCCTCAGAAGTAACGGAGTATGGCAAAAGCTTGGTGAAGAGGTATCGAAACGCGCAGGCTGAGCTTGATGTTGCCTTAAAAAGTGTGGCTTAG
- a CDS encoding trypsin-like peptidase domain-containing protein yields MESPPPSFPSLPPPPPQKTRRKYSATVLISVIVVALFAGCFIGYGVTYTDFNNKLTELQGQLGLVQSASNSSSPTFTFNDNVSLSALYQQVKSSVVIIQDLVPARTFFGGTVYSMQQGSGFITKVNNQIVVVTNNHVVSGSINQTVTLANGDTYPATVLGSDPKADLAVLIMNPMPTGLTPLTLGNSAALQVGDPVVAVGSPYGLSGTLTSGIVSALGRTIVESSDSGRGNTQIPNTIQTSTPINAGNSGGPLITYNGEVVGITTAGISDSEGLGFAIPSETIIRELPTLVSTGSYDQHPSINAEGTDMNYQIAQAMGVSVTYGWLVESASGQNGLIGGDTRATILGSQITIGGDIIIAINNQRITNTDDLLAYLEQHTLPGQTVNFTVVRDGQTQTISVGIGTAN; encoded by the coding sequence ATGGAGTCCCCACCCCCCTCTTTCCCTTCTCTTCCACCCCCGCCCCCACAAAAAACACGCCGAAAATACTCAGCAACAGTACTCATAAGCGTAATAGTAGTGGCGCTCTTTGCTGGCTGCTTCATCGGCTACGGCGTTACATACACCGATTTTAACAATAAACTAACGGAGTTGCAGGGGCAACTGGGGTTGGTACAAAGTGCCAGCAACAGCTCAAGCCCAACCTTCACCTTTAACGACAACGTTTCACTTTCCGCGCTATATCAGCAAGTCAAATCCTCTGTGGTTATCATCCAAGACCTAGTTCCAGCGCGGACGTTCTTTGGTGGAACGGTATATTCAATGCAGCAGGGCTCCGGCTTTATCACCAAAGTCAATAATCAAATTGTCGTCGTCACCAACAATCACGTGGTCTCTGGCTCGATTAACCAGACCGTCACGCTGGCAAACGGCGACACCTACCCTGCAACAGTTCTGGGCTCAGACCCCAAAGCTGACCTTGCAGTTTTAATCATGAACCCCATGCCAACGGGTTTGACCCCGCTTACGCTTGGCAACTCCGCGGCGCTGCAAGTTGGCGACCCAGTCGTCGCAGTCGGCTCCCCCTACGGACTATCGGGCACTTTAACCTCTGGTATCGTTAGCGCTTTAGGCAGAACAATCGTTGAATCCTCAGATTCAGGCAGAGGCAACACCCAAATCCCCAACACCATCCAGACATCCACACCCATTAACGCAGGCAACTCTGGAGGACCCCTTATCACCTACAACGGCGAAGTCGTAGGCATAACGACCGCAGGCATCAGCGACTCCGAGGGCTTAGGCTTTGCCATACCCTCCGAAACCATCATCCGCGAGTTACCCACGCTTGTATCCACTGGCTCCTATGACCAGCATCCCTCAATAAACGCTGAAGGCACCGATATGAATTACCAGATTGCGCAAGCGATGGGCGTAAGCGTCACCTACGGTTGGCTGGTGGAGAGCGCTTCAGGGCAAAATGGGCTAATAGGCGGCGACACCCGTGCAACAATTTTGGGTTCACAAATAACCATCGGCGGAGACATAATCATAGCCATCAACAACCAACGCATCACTAACACCGACGACCTCCTCGCATACCTCGAACAACACACCCTGCCTGGACAAACCGTAAACTTCACCGTGGTAAGAGACGGACAAACCCAAACGATATCCGTCGGCATCGGAACCGCCAACTAA
- a CDS encoding ATP-binding cassette domain-containing protein: MSNQNQPVLQIEKLNKTYMLGKRPVNALTDLTLTVNKGEFIAIMGPSGSGKTTLLNIIGCIDKPTSGKILLDGVEVANTPENKLYKVRRDKMGFIFQTFNLLPYLNARENVELPMEGKTKSREERKKRASELLALVGLAGRENHRPQRLSAGEQQRVAIARALSNNPAIILADEPTGNLDSKNKQEIMKLLANLNITQGTTIIMVSHDTDAARHTERMLLLKDGKILKEKQGTHLAKKNNKCPNCGAAIQISDEVCPSCKKALYAADDFYSS; the protein is encoded by the coding sequence ATGAGTAATCAAAACCAACCTGTACTACAAATCGAAAAACTAAACAAAACCTACATGCTGGGCAAACGCCCAGTCAATGCCCTAACCGACCTAACCCTAACAGTCAACAAAGGCGAATTCATAGCTATCATGGGTCCCTCAGGCTCAGGCAAAACGACTCTGCTCAACATCATCGGATGCATCGATAAGCCTACCAGCGGAAAAATTCTCCTAGATGGCGTCGAAGTCGCAAACACACCAGAAAACAAACTCTACAAGGTTAGGCGTGACAAGATGGGTTTCATATTCCAAACGTTTAATCTCTTGCCCTATCTAAACGCTCGAGAAAACGTAGAGTTGCCCATGGAAGGTAAAACGAAATCTCGCGAAGAACGCAAAAAACGTGCAAGCGAGCTTCTGGCGTTAGTTGGGCTTGCTGGAAGAGAAAACCATCGCCCGCAACGTCTTAGTGCAGGTGAACAGCAACGAGTCGCAATCGCCCGTGCCCTATCCAACAATCCCGCAATCATTCTAGCAGATGAACCTACAGGCAACTTGGATTCAAAGAATAAGCAGGAAATCATGAAGCTGCTGGCTAACCTAAACATCACACAGGGAACCACAATCATAATGGTCTCACATGATACTGACGCTGCCCGACACACTGAACGCATGCTGCTGCTCAAAGACGGCAAAATCCTCAAAGAAAAACAAGGCACCCATCTGGCAAAGAAGAACAATAAATGCCCCAACTGTGGCGCAGCAATTCAAATCTCCGATGAAGTATGTCCTTCCTGCAAGAAGGCTCTATATGCAGCAGATGACTTCTATTCAAGTTAG
- a CDS encoding winged helix-turn-helix domain-containing protein: protein MSANARSLKYLLGWLIAGTRGGPTRAKIIESLKETPQNANQLATTLKMDYKTMRHHLEVLEKNKIITSIGDRYGATYFLSQTMEDNYNLFEEIMMKIGKK from the coding sequence ATGTCGGCAAACGCACGTTCACTAAAATACCTGTTAGGATGGCTGATTGCAGGTACACGTGGCGGACCGACACGAGCCAAAATCATTGAATCCCTCAAAGAGACCCCGCAAAACGCCAATCAACTCGCAACCACCTTAAAGATGGACTACAAAACCATGCGACACCATCTGGAGGTTTTGGAAAAAAACAAAATCATCACCTCCATCGGAGACAGATATGGCGCAACGTATTTTCTTTCACAAACAATGGAAGACAACTACAACTTATTTGAGGAGATTATGATGAAAATCGGGAAAAAGTAA
- a CDS encoding FtsX-like permease family protein, whose amino-acid sequence MGIFSRALRNLSRRKARSILVIVALSITLSIMVSIPAGLLANQESTSAMAANLGNTITQTSESINSTLSQIDVSMSGNFAGFGFRPEATPSGSSSGGGQFPSGGSSSSSGSTDNPGIPDNFGGFGGGMTGGQFGGPQGSATPMNASLYTDIAEVSGVAAVEEILQASEGSQNETTTFMGRTFTTQITDYTIKGISLTSDLIANYSVLPVDVTSGRNLVAGDSQVVLLSQNNSAFFDAVVGDDITILNETFTVVGIYEPTSVTDQLVLYMNLADTQRITNNTGYITSLKVFTTNSDIVSTVADDIQSLHSELTVTTQQDTLDQLQRQQEMYQTALDSAEESLASTQATATQEIIVVVAASSMIVLFVMLYTVRERTKEIGTLKAIGFSNGVVMGQFLVEGLVLSVIAGIVGIVIATFAAPMLSSLLLPSVSSTMGFGGAARAAATVVTITPTLMLEALGCAVALGVFGSLYPAWRAAKIRPAEAMRYE is encoded by the coding sequence TTGGGAATATTCAGCAGAGCATTAAGGAACCTTTCAAGACGAAAAGCAAGATCTATTCTGGTCATCGTTGCGTTAAGCATTACCTTATCTATCATGGTTTCGATTCCAGCAGGTCTTTTGGCTAATCAGGAATCAACTTCCGCAATGGCGGCTAACCTAGGAAACACAATCACTCAAACAAGTGAATCAATCAATTCGACGCTAAGTCAAATAGATGTGTCGATGTCAGGGAATTTCGCTGGCTTCGGTTTCCGACCAGAAGCCACCCCTTCGGGTAGTTCTTCTGGCGGGGGACAGTTTCCTAGTGGCGGTAGTTCCAGTTCATCAGGCTCTACCGATAATCCGGGGATACCTGATAATTTTGGCGGTTTCGGCGGCGGCATGACTGGCGGTCAATTCGGTGGACCCCAAGGCTCCGCTACACCCATGAATGCAAGCCTCTACACCGATATAGCCGAGGTTTCTGGTGTTGCCGCTGTGGAAGAGATTCTTCAAGCTTCTGAAGGTAGCCAGAATGAAACAACCACTTTTATGGGCAGAACCTTCACTACTCAAATAACCGATTACACCATTAAGGGGATCTCGCTGACTTCCGACCTCATAGCCAACTACTCAGTGTTACCCGTGGATGTTACGTCTGGGAGAAATCTGGTGGCGGGCGATAGTCAAGTTGTGCTGTTATCTCAAAACAATTCAGCTTTCTTTGATGCAGTCGTAGGCGACGACATAACAATCCTAAACGAGACTTTCACGGTTGTAGGCATCTATGAACCTACCTCAGTAACCGACCAACTGGTGCTCTACATGAATCTTGCTGATACCCAACGCATAACCAACAACACTGGCTACATAACCAGCCTCAAAGTGTTCACAACAAACAGCGACATCGTAAGCACTGTTGCGGACGACATCCAAAGTTTACACTCTGAACTAACTGTTACCACTCAGCAGGACACTTTAGACCAGCTTCAAAGACAGCAAGAAATGTACCAGACCGCCTTAGACAGCGCTGAAGAGTCCCTCGCATCCACGCAGGCAACTGCCACTCAAGAAATCATTGTGGTCGTTGCGGCGTCAAGCATGATTGTGCTCTTTGTGATGTTATACACGGTGAGGGAGCGGACAAAAGAGATTGGCACCTTAAAGGCAATCGGATTTAGCAACGGAGTCGTCATGGGTCAATTCCTCGTGGAAGGACTGGTGCTATCCGTAATTGCCGGTATAGTGGGCATCGTAATTGCCACGTTTGCGGCGCCAATGCTTTCTTCTCTGTTACTCCCAAGCGTAAGCAGCACTATGGGATTTGGAGGAGCCGCAAGAGCGGCAGCCACCGTCGTAACCATAACCCCTACTCTTATGTTGGAGGCTCTTGGATGCGCTGTGGCGTTGGGCGTCTTTGGTAGCCTGTATCCGGCTTGGAGAGCAGCAAAAATACGACCCGCGGAGGCAATGAGATATGAGTAA
- the gltA gene encoding NADPH-dependent glutamate synthase — translation MSRPLNNKPQNRFKAVEVPKQDPDARIKNFKEVVLGYTEEQAQAEASRCLNCPNPQCVSGCPVGVDIPGFIGLIKQKKYQESIEKIKEKNSLPAICGRVCPQEEQCQKKCVLGRKGESVSIGRLERYVADVEREKGVTAHPAKEWNGRKVAVVGAGPAGLTVAADLAKIGYHVVIFEALHTAGGVLVYGIPEFRLPKAIVQAEVEYIQKLGAELQTDALIGRLYTIPELLADGYDAIFIGTGAGLPKFMGVPGENLCGIYSANEFLIRVNLMKSYDFPKRRTPIHIGKKVVVIGGGNVALDSARCAQRLGAENVTIMYRRSRDEMPARHEEISNAEEEGIHFKFLANPTRFISDDKGTVKAMEYIDMRLSAPDASGRSKPVPVQGSETVIDVDTVILAIGRTPNPIIQSTTKGLKTLVGGIIAVDKDTGLTSLEAVYAGGDIATGESTVISAMGSGKTAAKSIDKYLNEKAQKAKASADKTAAP, via the coding sequence ATGTCACGGCCACTAAACAACAAACCCCAAAACCGCTTCAAAGCTGTTGAAGTCCCCAAACAAGACCCTGATGCGCGTATCAAGAACTTCAAAGAAGTCGTCTTAGGCTACACTGAAGAGCAAGCCCAAGCTGAAGCTTCTCGATGCCTCAACTGCCCCAACCCCCAATGCGTCAGCGGTTGCCCCGTAGGCGTAGACATCCCGGGCTTCATCGGACTAATTAAGCAGAAAAAATATCAAGAATCCATCGAAAAAATCAAAGAGAAAAACAGCCTTCCCGCCATCTGCGGACGTGTCTGCCCACAAGAAGAGCAATGCCAGAAAAAATGTGTCCTTGGCAGAAAAGGCGAATCCGTCTCAATCGGGCGCCTAGAACGTTATGTAGCAGATGTTGAACGCGAAAAAGGCGTAACAGCCCACCCAGCCAAAGAATGGAACGGCAGAAAAGTTGCTGTAGTCGGCGCAGGCCCCGCGGGCTTAACCGTAGCAGCAGACTTAGCAAAAATAGGCTATCACGTCGTAATTTTTGAGGCACTCCACACAGCGGGCGGTGTCTTGGTTTATGGTATCCCCGAATTCCGACTCCCGAAAGCGATTGTGCAAGCTGAAGTTGAATACATCCAAAAACTCGGCGCAGAACTCCAAACCGACGCATTAATCGGCAGACTCTACACTATCCCTGAATTGCTCGCAGACGGCTACGACGCCATATTCATCGGAACTGGCGCGGGCTTACCTAAATTTATGGGCGTACCCGGCGAAAACCTCTGCGGCATATACAGTGCAAACGAATTTCTCATCCGCGTCAACCTCATGAAATCCTATGATTTCCCCAAACGCCGAACACCAATTCATATAGGCAAAAAAGTCGTCGTCATCGGCGGCGGCAACGTAGCCTTGGACTCAGCACGGTGTGCACAACGGTTAGGCGCAGAAAACGTAACCATAATGTACCGCCGTTCCAGAGATGAAATGCCCGCTCGCCACGAAGAAATCAGCAATGCCGAAGAAGAAGGCATCCACTTCAAATTCCTCGCAAACCCCACCCGCTTCATATCGGATGACAAAGGCACAGTTAAAGCCATGGAATACATCGATATGCGGCTCTCAGCCCCTGACGCATCAGGTCGAAGCAAACCCGTACCCGTTCAAGGCTCTGAAACCGTCATAGACGTTGACACAGTGATTCTTGCTATCGGACGCACCCCTAACCCCATTATCCAAAGCACCACTAAAGGACTAAAAACTCTCGTTGGCGGCATCATAGCAGTCGATAAAGATACAGGCTTAACCAGTTTAGAGGCAGTTTATGCAGGCGGCGACATAGCCACAGGCGAATCCACCGTGATTAGCGCAATGGGTTCAGGTAAAACTGCAGCTAAAAGCATCGATAAATACCTCAACGAGAAAGCCCAAAAAGCTAAAGCCTCCGCAGATAAAACTGCGGCACCTTAA
- a CDS encoding ABC transporter permease, with translation MNQKSLGSTQASNRLAKLSNKIIVALLILIFVTYLVFIALPIIAVFLRIDPSQVSAQLQNGQIIEAIQLSLFTSAIATGVSIVLTVPTAYFMVTRKFPGKSILDTLIDLPIVLPPAVAGVALLLAFAPKGLLGPILNSLNLTIPGSTIAVILAQIFVASPFILRSAKTGFENVSQDLINSAKILSDSKLRVFLTVTLPLSTSVIISGVMMTWARALGEFGATIMFAGNVPGVTQTMPLSIYVLMNSTPLAGVMLSTVLIVISFSILIIIKYVEQKRSGGKKKE, from the coding sequence TTGAACCAAAAAAGTTTAGGATCCACGCAAGCTTCTAATCGGTTAGCCAAGCTTTCAAACAAAATAATCGTCGCACTTCTGATTCTAATCTTTGTAACTTACCTTGTGTTCATAGCGCTACCCATAATTGCGGTTTTTCTGCGCATAGACCCCAGTCAAGTCAGCGCGCAGCTTCAAAACGGTCAAATCATAGAAGCCATCCAACTTAGTCTCTTCACATCTGCCATAGCGACGGGCGTGTCTATTGTGTTGACGGTGCCCACCGCCTACTTTATGGTGACCCGAAAATTCCCCGGCAAATCCATACTTGACACCCTTATCGATTTGCCCATCGTTTTGCCCCCCGCAGTAGCGGGCGTCGCGTTGCTTTTGGCGTTTGCGCCCAAAGGGCTCTTGGGTCCCATTCTTAATAGTCTAAACCTAACTATACCCGGCAGCACCATAGCCGTGATTTTGGCGCAGATATTTGTGGCTTCACCTTTTATTTTGCGTTCAGCCAAAACTGGCTTTGAAAACGTCAGCCAAGACCTCATAAACAGCGCCAAAATTCTAAGTGACTCAAAACTCAGAGTCTTTTTAACGGTTACGTTGCCGCTTTCAACAAGTGTGATTATTTCAGGTGTCATGATGACGTGGGCTCGTGCTCTAGGTGAATTCGGCGCTACCATCATGTTTGCAGGCAACGTTCCCGGCGTCACTCAGACTATGCCGCTATCGATTTATGTTCTGATGAATTCTACCCCCTTAGCCGGCGTCATGCTCTCAACGGTCTTAATTGTCATATCCTTCTCTATCCTAATAATCATCAAATATGTTGAACAAAAAAGGTCAGGAGGTAAAAAGAAAGAATGA
- a CDS encoding phosphate uptake regulator PhoU: MEQRKIMSLGKSSLVVSLPKEWMQLNDLKKGDAVSLNIQRDRSLVIYPSAVNKSEPKEITLSIGQYEDDLFITQKILGAFLNGYSGIILTSDKIFTVAQTKVIRRMAGRLYLRVMEADAKCVYIQSLTDESNASIEQAIQRMHLMSYSMVEGAINALKNDDADLAKSVMTLDDDVDHFGFFILRILRNAAQDPILANELHVDPLDCMDHQILVYRMEYAGDYAADIARHIIMLNGVKQKIPLDVLSLMVDTAREVLGLYVRGITAFFSKNVAEAVEILRYRQRMDKAEMDIATKSFTGGPKSADLVCGICSIRDDIKRICHCAFSMAEMTVNRAFKAPNPEQITDEIAIVSEEEKKS; encoded by the coding sequence ATGGAACAACGAAAAATCATGTCGCTGGGAAAATCCTCCCTAGTCGTATCCCTACCCAAAGAGTGGATGCAACTAAACGACCTCAAAAAAGGCGACGCCGTATCCCTCAACATTCAACGCGACCGATCGCTTGTCATCTACCCCAGTGCGGTCAACAAATCTGAACCTAAAGAAATCACCCTCAGCATCGGACAATACGAAGATGACCTCTTCATAACCCAAAAAATCTTGGGCGCCTTCCTAAACGGCTACTCCGGCATAATCTTAACCTCGGATAAAATCTTCACCGTCGCCCAAACCAAAGTCATCCGCCGCATGGCAGGGCGTCTCTATCTGCGAGTCATGGAAGCCGACGCCAAATGCGTCTACATCCAAAGCCTCACCGACGAATCCAACGCCTCGATTGAACAAGCAATCCAACGCATGCACCTAATGTCTTACTCCATGGTTGAAGGCGCAATAAACGCCTTAAAAAATGATGATGCCGACCTTGCCAAATCCGTCATGACCCTTGACGATGACGTAGACCACTTCGGCTTCTTTATTCTGCGTATCTTGCGCAACGCTGCCCAAGACCCAATCTTAGCTAACGAACTCCACGTAGACCCCCTCGACTGTATGGACCACCAAATCCTAGTTTACCGAATGGAATATGCAGGCGACTACGCCGCTGACATCGCACGCCACATCATCATGCTCAACGGAGTAAAACAAAAAATCCCTCTTGATGTCCTCTCCTTGATGGTTGACACGGCGCGTGAAGTGTTGGGTCTCTATGTTCGAGGCATCACTGCGTTTTTCTCCAAAAACGTGGCTGAAGCGGTTGAGATTTTACGGTATCGTCAGCGTATGGATAAGGCTGAAATGGACATTGCCACTAAATCCTTCACGGGCGGTCCCAAAAGCGCCGATTTAGTCTGCGGCATCTGCTCAATACGTGACGACATAAAAAGAATTTGTCACTGCGCTTTTAGTATGGCAGAAATGACGGTTAACCGCGCGTTTAAAGCGCCTAACCCCGAACAAATAACTGATGAAATAGCTATTGTTTCTGAAGAAGAAAAGAAAAGTTAA